One window of the Haloarcula halobia genome contains the following:
- a CDS encoding non-histone chromosomal MC1 family protein — translation MARDSDKRNFALREDGNESSVFSGGTPRQAALKAARRLEPASSEEAAERQEIRLREKGTHKVHIYEAWAWVEEAPDDKPDWMPGDITKGNVSKQGVEHLDDI, via the coding sequence ATGGCACGTGACAGTGATAAGCGCAACTTTGCGCTCCGTGAGGATGGCAACGAATCGAGCGTCTTCTCTGGGGGGACACCCCGACAGGCCGCACTGAAGGCGGCCCGCCGGCTCGAACCCGCAAGCAGTGAGGAGGCGGCCGAGCGCCAGGAGATTCGACTCCGCGAGAAGGGGACACACAAGGTCCACATCTACGAGGCGTGGGCCTGGGTGGAGGAGGCCCCCGACGACAAGCCCGACTGGATGCCCGGCGACATCACGAAGGGGAACGTCTCGAAGCAGGGGGTCGAACACCTCGACGACATCTAG
- a CDS encoding quinone-dependent dihydroorotate dehydrogenase, translating into MRPYDIARPLLFRLPAETANGAVHRLLETVDGTPVATAMARRYTVADDRLTVAAMGQSFDNPVGVAAGFDKNATIPTVLASLGFGFAEVGGVTAEPQSGNARPRMFRLREDEAIINRMGLNNDGADVVGQRLANTDAPFPVGVNIAKSEHVDTGAAPEDYRYTYERVAEGGDFFVVNVSCPNSQGFEELQNRDAMAAIFTELQDAGAAPLLVKLSPDLPDPAVEDALELVTDLGLDGVVATNTTMDRPASLRSSNRVEQGGLSGKPIEDRATSMVRFVAERVDVPVIGVGGVSTAEGAYRKIRAGASLVQLYTGLVYRGPSIARDINEGLLELLDDDGFDSVEDAIGADL; encoded by the coding sequence ATGAGACCCTACGATATCGCCAGACCGCTCCTCTTTCGGCTCCCGGCAGAGACCGCCAACGGCGCGGTCCACCGCCTGCTCGAGACGGTCGACGGGACGCCGGTCGCGACCGCGATGGCGCGTCGATACACCGTCGCTGACGACCGCCTGACCGTCGCGGCGATGGGGCAGTCCTTCGACAACCCCGTCGGCGTCGCCGCCGGGTTCGACAAGAACGCGACGATTCCGACCGTGCTGGCGTCGCTCGGCTTCGGGTTCGCCGAGGTCGGCGGCGTCACGGCCGAGCCACAGTCCGGCAACGCCCGCCCGCGGATGTTCCGCCTGCGCGAGGACGAGGCCATCATCAACCGGATGGGGCTGAACAACGACGGCGCGGACGTCGTCGGTCAGCGCCTGGCGAACACCGACGCGCCGTTCCCCGTCGGCGTCAACATCGCCAAGAGCGAGCACGTCGACACCGGAGCGGCCCCGGAAGACTACCGCTATACCTACGAGCGGGTCGCCGAGGGCGGGGACTTCTTCGTCGTCAACGTCTCCTGTCCCAACTCCCAGGGCTTCGAGGAACTCCAGAACCGCGACGCGATGGCGGCCATCTTCACCGAACTCCAGGACGCCGGTGCGGCACCGCTCCTGGTGAAGCTCTCCCCGGACCTCCCCGACCCGGCCGTCGAGGACGCCTTAGAGCTCGTGACCGACCTGGGCCTCGACGGCGTCGTCGCGACCAACACCACGATGGACCGCCCGGCCAGTCTGCGCTCGTCCAACCGGGTCGAGCAGGGCGGCCTCTCGGGGAAGCCGATCGAGGACCGAGCGACCAGCATGGTCCGGTTCGTCGCCGAACGCGTCGACGTGCCCGTGATCGGCGTCGGCGGCGTCTCGACGGCCGAGGGGGCCTACCGCAAGATTCGTGCCGGCGCCTCGCTGGTCCAGCTGTACACCGGCCTCGTCTACCGCGGACCGTCTATCGCCCGCGACATCAACGAGGGGCTGCTCGAACTGCTCGACGACGACGGCTTCGACAGCGTCGAGGACGCAATCGGTGCGGACCTGTAG
- the pheT gene encoding phenylalanine--tRNA ligase subunit beta, with product MPVVDVDPDELRYLTGHDEKDDDQLKSDLFDLGLEFEGWTEDDEFQLEFAPDRLDRLSVEGVARSLRYHYGDDRGVYVPNTNTAEWTIEVEDQPEERPYVTGAIVRGLDMGEDALESLIQLQEKLHATMGRKRAKGAIGVHDLTMLKGEAAVEGSGKSIRYTGVDPDGETFVPLDSDAEMTPAEVIEDHETGRTYGDLVAEFDRVPAIYDSIGLFSFPPVINGRRTEVSEDSRDLFIEMTGTDQWTIDHMCNIVCYALEARGGQVERVEVEYADDAPGEHAGSTLERPDLSVRSKTVTLDRVRSIIGVDLDPEQVVDYAERAGLDAEAVETEDGGVAFEVEIPPYRVDVLHPLDLVDDVGRALGFNTLEPTYPDVSTVGGRHERSRLEDAARDALVGLGFEDLLNFHMTDEAENFTRMGVSPDDDCVGAADPVTIQEPYSEDYTILRTWALPSLLMVLENNTHRRYPQDLAEIGLAAGLDDSENTGVAEHRTVAGALARTDASYEDAKARLQALAGAFDTKLETPPTTHPSFIDGRAAEVVLDGESAGVVGEVHPRVLVEHDLELPVAAFEFRLDALS from the coding sequence ATGCCCGTCGTCGACGTCGACCCCGACGAACTGCGCTACCTGACCGGTCACGACGAGAAGGATGACGACCAGCTGAAATCGGACCTCTTCGACCTCGGGCTGGAGTTCGAGGGCTGGACCGAGGACGACGAGTTCCAGCTGGAGTTCGCGCCCGACCGCCTGGACCGCCTCTCCGTGGAGGGGGTCGCCCGGTCGCTGCGCTACCACTACGGCGACGACCGCGGGGTGTACGTCCCGAACACGAACACCGCCGAGTGGACCATCGAGGTCGAGGACCAGCCCGAGGAACGACCGTACGTCACGGGTGCCATCGTTCGCGGCCTCGATATGGGCGAAGACGCCCTGGAATCTCTCATCCAGCTGCAGGAGAAACTGCACGCGACGATGGGGCGCAAGCGCGCGAAAGGCGCCATCGGCGTCCACGACCTGACGATGCTGAAAGGCGAGGCCGCCGTCGAGGGCTCCGGGAAGTCGATCCGCTACACCGGAGTCGACCCCGACGGCGAGACGTTCGTCCCGCTGGACTCGGACGCGGAGATGACGCCGGCCGAGGTCATCGAGGACCACGAGACGGGCCGGACCTACGGCGACCTCGTGGCGGAATTCGACCGAGTGCCCGCCATCTACGACTCCATCGGCCTGTTCTCGTTCCCGCCGGTCATCAACGGCCGCCGGACCGAGGTCAGCGAGGACTCCCGGGACCTGTTCATCGAGATGACCGGGACCGACCAGTGGACCATCGACCACATGTGCAACATCGTCTGCTACGCACTCGAGGCGCGTGGCGGCCAGGTCGAACGCGTCGAAGTCGAGTACGCCGACGACGCCCCCGGCGAGCACGCCGGCAGCACGCTCGAGCGCCCGGACCTCTCGGTGCGCTCGAAGACGGTGACGCTGGACCGCGTCCGGTCTATCATCGGCGTCGACCTGGACCCAGAGCAGGTCGTCGACTACGCCGAGCGGGCCGGCCTCGACGCCGAAGCGGTCGAGACCGAGGACGGCGGCGTCGCCTTCGAGGTCGAGATTCCGCCCTACCGCGTCGACGTGCTCCACCCGCTGGACCTCGTCGACGACGTGGGCCGGGCGCTGGGGTTCAACACGCTCGAACCGACCTACCCCGACGTCTCGACGGTCGGCGGCCGCCACGAGCGCTCGCGCCTCGAGGACGCCGCTCGCGACGCGCTGGTTGGCCTTGGCTTCGAGGACCTGCTGAACTTCCACATGACAGACGAGGCGGAGAACTTCACTCGCATGGGCGTCTCCCCCGACGACGACTGCGTGGGGGCCGCCGACCCCGTCACCATCCAGGAACCGTACAGCGAGGACTACACTATCCTCCGGACCTGGGCACTCCCCTCGCTGCTGATGGTCTTAGAGAACAACACCCACCGGCGCTACCCGCAGGACCTCGCCGAGATCGGCCTCGCGGCGGGGCTCGACGACTCGGAGAACACCGGCGTCGCCGAGCACCGGACCGTAGCCGGGGCGCTCGCACGCACCGACGCCTCCTACGAGGACGCGAAGGCCCGCCTGCAGGCCCTCGCCGGGGCCTTCGACACGAAACTGGAGACGCCGCCGACCACCCACCCGTCGTTCATCGACGGCCGGGCGGCCGAGGTGGTGCTGGACGGCGAGTCCGCCGGCGTCGTCGGCGAGGTTCACCCACGGGTGCTCGTCGAACACGACCTGGAACTGCCGGTGGCGGCCTTCGAGTTCCGGCTCGACGCGCTGTCGTAA
- a CDS encoding phenylalanine--tRNA ligase subunit alpha, which translates to MKRPQAQVAVLEAADAQEQRGIDEVADEAGLKPEAATRAAFELEADGLLDVTEETVEHYALTEEGESYICESLPEQDLYAAAMDAGADADPVSMGQVIGASGLEGAAVDIALSNYARKGYGHIDSGEITADPDADTGDDPEMLALEAVADGRVEDADTEALSQLERRGLLEVSEATVRSVVLTDDGVTQLMAGIEVAATVDQVTPELLTSGEWADVEFTEYNVAADAEVVSHGKEHILRQTANRVKDTLVGMGFQEMQGPHVDAQFWINDCLFMPQDHPARTHWDQFALETPDEIEELPEDLVERVKSAHLEGVGPDGEGYHSPWEEEVARGLDLRGHTTSLSMRYLSGHEIGELEPPERFFSVEKVYRNDTLDPTHLLEFFQIEGWVMAEDLSVRDLMGTFTEFYEQFGITDLEFKPHYNPYTEPSFELFGTHPETGEIVEVGNSGIFRDEVLAPLGVDCDVMAWGLSLERLLMLMYGFEDIRDVHGTLCDLDLLRETEVMH; encoded by the coding sequence ATGAAACGACCACAGGCACAGGTGGCCGTCCTCGAGGCCGCCGACGCACAGGAGCAGCGAGGTATCGACGAGGTGGCCGACGAGGCCGGCCTCAAGCCCGAGGCGGCCACCCGCGCCGCCTTCGAACTGGAGGCCGACGGCCTGCTCGACGTCACCGAGGAGACTGTCGAGCACTACGCACTGACCGAGGAGGGCGAGTCCTATATCTGTGAGAGTCTGCCCGAACAGGACCTCTACGCGGCCGCGATGGACGCCGGGGCCGACGCGGACCCGGTGTCGATGGGGCAGGTCATCGGTGCCTCGGGACTGGAGGGCGCGGCCGTCGACATCGCGCTGTCGAACTACGCCCGGAAGGGGTACGGGCACATCGACAGCGGCGAGATAACCGCCGACCCCGACGCCGACACCGGGGACGACCCCGAGATGCTCGCGCTCGAAGCTGTCGCCGACGGCCGCGTCGAGGACGCCGACACCGAGGCGCTCTCGCAACTGGAACGCCGGGGGCTGCTCGAGGTCAGCGAGGCGACGGTCCGCTCCGTCGTGCTGACCGACGACGGCGTCACCCAGCTGATGGCCGGCATCGAGGTCGCAGCGACCGTCGACCAGGTCACGCCGGAACTGCTGACCAGCGGCGAGTGGGCGGACGTCGAGTTCACCGAGTACAACGTCGCGGCCGACGCCGAGGTGGTCTCCCACGGCAAGGAGCACATCCTCCGACAGACCGCGAACCGGGTCAAGGACACCCTCGTCGGCATGGGCTTCCAGGAGATGCAGGGGCCCCACGTCGACGCGCAGTTCTGGATCAACGACTGCCTGTTCATGCCCCAGGACCACCCCGCGCGGACTCACTGGGACCAGTTCGCCCTGGAGACGCCCGACGAGATCGAGGAGCTGCCCGAGGACCTCGTCGAGCGCGTCAAATCTGCCCACCTGGAGGGCGTCGGCCCCGACGGCGAGGGCTACCACTCGCCGTGGGAGGAGGAGGTCGCCCGCGGTCTGGACCTGCGGGGCCACACCACCTCGCTGTCGATGCGCTACCTCTCGGGCCACGAGATCGGCGAGCTCGAACCGCCCGAGCGGTTCTTCAGCGTCGAGAAGGTCTACCGCAACGACACGCTGGACCCGACCCACCTGCTGGAGTTCTTCCAGATCGAGGGCTGGGTGATGGCCGAGGACCTCTCCGTTCGCGATTTGATGGGGACGTTCACCGAGTTCTACGAGCAGTTCGGCATCACCGACCTGGAGTTTAAGCCCCACTACAACCCCTACACGGAGCCGAGTTTCGAGCTGTTCGGGACCCACCCCGAGACCGGCGAGATCGTGGAGGTCGGCAACTCCGGCATCTTCCGCGACGAGGTGTTAGCGCCGCTTGGCGTCGACTGTGACGTGATGGCGTGGGGCCTCTCGCTGGAGCGTCTCCTGATGCTGATGTACGGCTTCGAGGACATCCGCGACGTCCACGGGACGCTGTGTGACCTTGACCTCCTGCGGGAGACGGAGGTGATGCACTGA
- a CDS encoding tryptophan--tRNA ligase, with protein MTDHDAPHDDASPAEDRRQSGAPWRESEDFRTDGGADAAGADDVALDPWGSSTVADYRKLFDQFGIGAFDDILPGVPNPHYLMRRSVIFGHRDYDRVARAIREGEDFAALSGFMPTGDPHIGHKMVFDEIIWHQEQGGDAYGLIADLEAHAARDLSWAEIDEHTRSYVLSLLALGFDPEEGELYRQSTNREVQDLAFELGVEANFSELQAIYDFDGETDVSHMQSVVTQMADILYPQLDEPKPTVIPVGPDQDPHMRLVRDLAARMRYFGVTEAYASFEANPAERGLLRKAYNARTDYAEDADRPRCGEAADWLREQDLEPGEARESAVEKLENAGKEPIRPRTRIFDRRATDAAFDALVEAVDGEKRVYDEHVDAFDLSQDEAADLAREVELDNGGYGFLPPSSVYHRFMTGLTGGKMSSSIPASHISLLDDPEDGYDKVKSATTGGRATAAEQREKGGKADECPVYELYAYLLSGDDDEFATEVYEECVGGERLCGGCKEQAAELMREFLEDHQEKRDEWAAKLDELDIELESDRRRD; from the coding sequence ATGACCGACCACGACGCGCCCCACGACGACGCATCGCCCGCCGAGGACCGCCGCCAGTCGGGGGCGCCGTGGCGTGAGTCGGAGGACTTCCGGACCGACGGCGGCGCCGACGCCGCCGGTGCCGACGACGTGGCGCTTGACCCTTGGGGCTCCTCGACCGTCGCGGACTACCGCAAACTGTTCGACCAGTTCGGCATCGGGGCCTTCGACGACATCCTCCCGGGCGTCCCGAACCCCCACTACCTGATGCGCCGGAGCGTCATCTTCGGCCACCGTGACTACGACCGGGTCGCCCGCGCGATACGCGAGGGCGAGGACTTCGCCGCGCTCTCGGGGTTCATGCCGACCGGCGACCCCCACATCGGCCACAAGATGGTGTTCGACGAGATAATCTGGCACCAGGAGCAGGGCGGGGACGCCTACGGCCTCATCGCCGATCTGGAGGCCCACGCCGCCCGCGACCTCTCGTGGGCCGAGATCGACGAGCACACCCGCAGTTACGTCCTCTCGCTGCTCGCGCTGGGCTTCGACCCCGAGGAGGGGGAACTCTACCGCCAGTCGACCAACCGCGAGGTCCAGGACCTCGCGTTCGAACTGGGTGTCGAGGCCAACTTCTCGGAGCTGCAGGCCATCTACGACTTCGACGGCGAGACGGACGTCTCGCACATGCAGTCGGTCGTCACGCAGATGGCCGACATCCTCTACCCGCAACTCGACGAGCCCAAGCCGACCGTCATCCCCGTCGGCCCCGACCAGGACCCCCACATGCGCCTGGTCCGGGACCTCGCGGCCCGGATGCGCTACTTCGGCGTGACCGAGGCGTACGCGAGCTTCGAGGCGAACCCGGCCGAGCGCGGCCTGCTGCGGAAGGCCTACAACGCCCGGACGGACTACGCCGAGGACGCCGACCGGCCCCGCTGTGGCGAGGCCGCCGACTGGCTGCGCGAGCAGGACCTCGAACCCGGCGAGGCCCGCGAGTCTGCCGTCGAGAAACTGGAGAACGCCGGGAAGGAACCCATCCGGCCCCGGACGCGCATCTTCGACCGACGCGCGACCGACGCCGCCTTCGACGCGCTCGTCGAGGCCGTCGACGGCGAGAAGCGCGTCTACGACGAACACGTCGACGCCTTCGACCTCTCGCAGGACGAGGCCGCGGACCTGGCCCGCGAGGTCGAACTCGACAACGGCGGGTACGGCTTCCTCCCGCCGTCCTCGGTCTACCACCGCTTCATGACCGGCCTCACCGGCGGGAAGATGTCCTCCTCGATCCCGGCGTCACACATCTCCCTGCTCGACGACCCCGAGGACGGCTACGACAAGGTCAAATCGGCGACCACCGGCGGCCGGGCCACCGCCGCGGAACAGCGTGAGAAGGGCGGGAAGGCCGACGAGTGCCCGGTCTACGAACTATACGCGTACCTCTTGTCGGGCGACGACGACGAGTTCGCTACGGAGGTCTACGAGGAGTGTGTCGGCGGCGAGCGCCTCTGTGGCGGGTGCAAGGAGCAGGCCGCCGAACTCATGCGCGAGTTCCTCGAGGACCACCAGGAGAAACGCGACGAGTGGGCGGCGAAACTCGACGAACTCGACATCGAACTCGAGTCCGACCGACGACGCGACTAA